TTATGATAACTAACAGGTTCAGTTTTGTGAGTCACCTCGAATATCAGGCTCCCATTGAGAGCACTGGCCTTTAATGGCTGGGATAATTGTTCAGTTTTCAAATTAAGTCTTTTGGCAAAATGCCAGTCCATGAGGCTCTCATCAGCCCCTGAGTCAATGAATACCTCAAGAGAAATGGTAGTGTCCTGATGCTTTACCTGGATCTCTGTTAAGGCTCGGGGAGGGAATTCAGTGGAGGAGAAACGGCTCACCAGTCTCCTCTTCCATCCGCTGTCTGTGGCTAGGGTGCGAAAGCGGATGGCATAATCACAGACAGAGCAGAGTCCGTACCTTGCTTGATATTACTCAACTCACGTGCCTTCTCTCGATTAGATGAGAGGGGATCAAAAGCCCTCCTCAGGGCCTTTATGAATTCCTTGAGGGAGTCACAGATAAGTGAATCGCGGGACCACTCTGCTGTAGCCCACGCCCTCGCCCTCCCGGTGAGATGGGAAACATCTCTTTATGCCAAGCGCACTGTAGGAAAGGCTGATGGCAAGAGTTCATAATGCATTTCACCCAAATTTGGACCCAAATGGACGACCGGAGACcagttcaaaataaaacaacatttttaatgCAAAGTATCAACAAAAATCACTCCACAGAGGAAAATTTtcaaactgcaaaaaacaaagaaatgcaAGGCTGGCTTTAACAAATTGCCTGATGTGGAACCTAGAACACTTGACGTAGCAGACAAGACGAACTGGCAACAAGACAAGGGGAGACACAGACTATTTATACATGAGGTAGGGGAACACATATGGAGTCAATCAGGGGCGGGGTTGACAATCACAGTGGAGGGAAAAATCTCACAAAGCGGGGATGTCAGGATCTGAAACAAGAGGGAGAGGTgagtatcaaaataaaacaggaagccaCGAGACAACATAGACACGAGACAAAACTAAACACAACTTAATGTTTCTTGGACATGACAGAAACAGTCTTAACAGTGTGGTGAAAATCTGTCCCAAGATTATTGGACTCAAGCAGAGAGACCTTGGCTCCCTATGGGAACAACAGGTTTTGAGGAAGACTCAGAGTATTCTGGGAACTTCTGGGCATGTTTTagaaaaaagaatttcactgcTTCCTTCAGGACGTCGTTATGCCCAACCTGTGTGTAAGGGTAATCGCTTTTACAAGTCTTTTATCCCCTCTGCTGTCCCGCTATTAAATTTATCCTTATGAATTTGTTTGGTATGTGCATTTAGGTACTGTGTACCTTCTAGGAATGATATCATCCAGTGTTTGTATAGactgtttttaattaattaatttatttgtatcagcacttttttaatgcaacaaattgcagatttttgcacacagctgccaaccttctctctgtgtttctattgaatgtgttaagtgtttgttatgtgtgtgtttgggcgcGAGCTGCTGAATCAAATTGCCCTTtaagggataaataaagttgtctTGAATCTTATTATCATACATCATACAATCACTAATGTAAACAAGGCTTTCCCATAAATTCAAAGATAGATAGATCACCTTACCTGATATAAAGTGGACGCTGCAGACACGaccatttttttcctcattccAGTCCACGCGTTTAAACGCCTGCACTTTAGTCCGCCAGTGAAATGGGAAATTCCTACAACCGTATACGCAACAACCAGACATGTTGATGCTGGGAACTGTTTGTTAAATGCCTGCTAAGCAGTTGCTACCTCGTGTTTCAGTCACCGTCGCTGGAGAACAACACCACTTCTGTTGCCAAGATGGATGCGCAACATTACATGACATAGGCTCAAAAAGGGTCTATTATCACTGTATTGCACATTAGTTCtgatgcccccatgtggtcagaagtggtgttGCTACACAGAGTGACACGTCTATTTTAACATCTTAAAAGTTTGGCAATGTTTGATGAATTTATCAGAagtcttgtgtttttttaatattttcagaGACCTATCAGAAACGTCTGTGCTTGCTATTGATGGTATTTGTTTAGGGGAAGCTCTGGGCACGGACCGCTCCGTCACGCTCCGTCACGGTCCCGTACAAGCTCACCGGTGGAAGTCCAGAGTCCTTCCAAATCAGTGACCTTCCATGCAACATCCATTTCCCGGACCACTTACAATATTGTGTGCcaggaaaaaaacatttcaagctGCAGGTAAAATAACCTTCaactgggccgctcggtggtgcagtgggataagcaagcggctcatatactgaggctactgtcctcctgcaggtttgaatcctggcCTGCGCACCCTTGTCATCCCCATTctttctctctacccccttcctgcctgcaacttaaataaaaggcctctagagcccaaaaaaatcttgaggaaaaaaaaaaacttcaactaAGACTCTGCAGTGAGTTGAGAGATGAATGAAAACTCGACAGGCTGGAACCCATTTTAGCGGGAATTTGGGCTATTTTTTGTTTCTTggtatttaaataaaacaatgttCAGCTGACTTTTCCGGAGGAAATCCATAAAATAATCCCTAAAAATATGTTCTTAAAGTTGATTATACTCTTTGTCACGTTTAATCTGACAAGGATCTTCTGCTCACTCTGTCTGCCAGTGAAAAATGATTAATTCATGTTATGCTAAAACTACAGGCTGGTTGATTTATTATAAACCACGTAGTTAATTCGTCCAAAAAGTTTTGCTTTCTTTGTCACATGCTGATAAAGAAAGTAAATAATTCTGTTGGCAGCTTTGTTTTATTGCTCCTCTCTCTGCAACAACGCTGCACTGCATATGTAAGCATCCACCAGGCGTGAATTCCACTGGGGACAGCGAGGACATGTCCCTCGACTTCTCAATATCCCACTCCTGCCTCGCCACTTGCAAGTCTGTTCATACATTCATAACTGCAAGTCATAATTGCAGGCGATACGCAGGCCAGAGCGGGACAGCGACCACCCATGTGACTGTGAATAACAGTGGGCATTCTTGGGGGTCGCCATAATATATCGGTGGTAAATTACTGCAGTGATGTTAGTTTTAAGTTGGATATTGCTCTGGGTAAACCTCTCATTTGCTCAGGGTCCAGTGCGACTCTTAGCAAGCCGCTCCCACATTTCAAGGGCAGCATATTGCAGACTTTACAGTAAACAAAGGGAAGAGGGCTGAAGGTGTCCTGACTtcctgttttcaaaataaaacgtggaatatatatgcatatatactgTGTTTAAAGCTTGGTTCGTACAGGTtcctttccatctttttttgCATCAGAGGTGTCATGGAGTGGATCATGATCAATGTGAGGATAGGAAGAGACTTTCTATGATGTCTACCGAAAGAAACGTGCGGAGCGGGAATACCAGCAGAAGATTGTGGATGGTCAGATAGTTCTTGATCAGCCTGCAGCCAAGTGAATAATCTGACTTCTCAAACATCACCTAAGAATGCATTGTTGGACTGGTGCTCCTTCACAAATTTCAATAACCCCATCGCAATACTGACCATTTTCAGCAAGTAAAGGGTGAATATATCATGGACAACTCATTTTTAGTATGTAGGTTTTATTGTGTATTTGGTCAATTCAATAATAAAGATTAACACCACCGTGATAATACAGCTGGTATAAGATCAAGGCTGAATATAATCACACCAAAACTCTCCTTTGTTCATGGCACCTGCCAAGACATGACTGTAAAgtaaaaaggacaaaaacaacATCTTTGTGTTTATAATTTTAACATAAGATAAGAAGTTGTACAGTGGATGTATTGAGAGTATAAAAATGTTACTTAAAGGGGCTTGCGgctgcttttaagaaatgagactctatcgccacccttcaccacgacggccgttgggggtactgcagccaacagtgaagccggcacaggagaacggggagaacgtgcatgcagcgtcatgtgacgtcacatccgcagcccagcgcgggaaaatcgggaccgaattgcagcacattttgcaaataaaaaaaacagcctcaagctcctttaacttaaaaaaaagaaatactgtGTTTAAAGCTGTCGAGGAGCTAATGAGCTAATATTTACATATAAAATGTTATAATTATGAAGAGATTTTAAATGTGACAAGGAGAGGTGTATGTCATGCAGCCAGGACAGTATCCTACACTGATTTTGAGTTATTGATCACATAACCTGAAAGCTACTCAggtaaaatgctaatatttacattttgaaacatTGGGACTGAGGTGGGTGTTGCTGGTTTGATAGATTCCTTTTGACAGAGTATGTAAGCAAAGCCATAATTCATGCAGTGACACTCGTCAAAAAAACACGCTGCCTCTTTATAGTTTGTTGATGAAGTCATCGCCAAAGTCAAACATCAGTTTCAGCGCATTCAGGATCAGAGTGTTGACATCCTCATCTGAGCTGATTTCATGACTGTAGTTCTTCACAGGGAAAATGCAGTTCATTGGAATCCCCAGTTTGGAGCTGAAGTCTGACatctaaaattaaaatgaaaaacattttattgtaaCTTCAATGTTTACCTCTGTGGGTCTGAGCTCACATTACAAAAGACTGGAGCTGAAATTCACCTTTTTCTTCAGATATTTGCTGTTGTAGACGTTCCTCAGGCTATTTTCAGTTTCACCACACGCCTTATCAATGTGGGTGAGGACAGCCAGTTGAGGAATACCTGCAGATAAGGAGgtgtatttttgtttattttagcaTGAATATTTGCTCAACATGAGCATTACCATGCTTTCAGGCTAGACAGAAGTATAAATAATCaatatacccgctttatcctttggagggtcacaggggtctgctggagcctatcccagctattttcaggcgagaggcaggggttacaccctggacaggtcgccagtcaaTCGCAGGGTCACAAATACAGACAAAccaccagacatactcacactcaaacctacgggcaatttagaataaccaattaacctagcatgcatgtttttggactgtgggaggaaaccggagtacctggaggaaacccacgcaagcacggggagaacatgcaaactccacacagaaagaccctgctgggcctgggagtcaaaccggggaccttcttgctgtgaggcaacagtgctaaccactaagccacagtGCTGCCCTATAAATAatgtattatgtaattataCACAGCCTACTTACAATGTAATTATAAAAATGTCTGATATCAAGTTTTGCAAGCCATTTGAGGCTGAACATTAAATCAGCAAAAGTGTGTATATGGTACCTTCTTTAcatatatttcaaaataaatgttcaatgaaggttttttttatttgttaggaGTTTGTTTTAGACATTTTATGTATACACTGTTCTGTTTTTCCTATATTTTCTTTAAGGTAACAAATATTATTTAGGATCTATTTGCTGTAATCTTAACAGTCTTTCAGGATTggaaaaagtcatacattttcAGAAATCTCAAGAGTAATTATAAAACTCATGTAGCATGTAGAGCttcataaacctgaaaaaagacTCAATCTGTGGGAGCTGATTTTAACACTTGACTTGTCATCAATCAAGTGCAAAaccatttttttaaagacaggACTAAAACCTTTAAGCAGCTGCAAACCTTTGTGACACAACATCTTCACActttacataattcatatgtaagtAATGGCATTCTAAAACGATTACAGAGTTCATTTCTCTCTGATCCCCTCTACTGTCTTATGTTTTCTTACCCAACTCAGTGGCTGCTTCTCGGATCTCCTTCATTTTTTCTAAAATGGAGGATTTCACTTCACTGGCATTGGCAGAACAAACACAAACCAGAACATGGACTCTGTCATCCAGCGATGGTGAGGAGTTGTAGCCAGGATCGCCATGGGACAGGGGAGATACAGGATTGAACTGCAGAAATTCAAAAGTACAGAAGTCTGGAAAATTAAACAGGTTTCTACTGTATAAAAGCATGTTATTCTTCATCAAACAAAGTAAATGAAGGACGTATGTAACAACCTTATAACCCTCTTTCACATGTCCCTTCAGAGCCAGTTTGATGTCATTTTTATTAACTCCGTTCTCAGCCCCTTCTTCCAAACCCATGATGTCATTGAACACAAAGGGGTAGAAGTTTCCGCTTTCTTCTTTCTTGATTTTATGGGTTTCATACTGTAAGATTAACCAGGAATTTAGAAAATCAACGTATGATGCAACCACCAAAAACTTTGTGTTAGTACTGGCAACAACATGTTTATTCAGATAACACACCGAATAATAAATCGACTAATACAGAAAAGATcttttaagataagatagttTTCATTAGAGATCAAATTTGTGACAACCTCCTCACTTCTGTGTCTTAGGTGCTGGAGCAGTTCATATCCTTAATCCcagtgtgacaaaacatgcaaaaaaaaaaaaacccaccctaCACCAAGTAGTCGTGCTGGACAGTTTCCCTTTAACTCATCATAAACATTTTATTATGCAGGATTTTCAAAGACTATTATAATCTATGACACTGATTGCACGTCAACAGTATTGCTGGAGGCAAATACTCTGCCAGTTAAATACATTGtgcataataaataatattttggaACTCATTTTATATAATTTCTTCTACACAAGATAACAgtcataaaatgtaaataaaaccatTTTGGAGTTATTAGGAAGATGTGTTTTTCACAGAGGTTAGATGTAGCAATCTACTTCCAGCAACTAATCTGAGTCAGGCAAACACAGAGAACGCTATAAATACCTTCTTATTAAACTCTGACACTgaaagaaaataatctaattcccAAAGAAGTTTACGCATCCCCATTGAATAATGTAGATATTaaatatttctttctcttttttatcttcctttttgtcttcattttttattgaacaaaattatGCCACAGTGAAAACAAGTTAGATGTCGTTCATATGAGGTTGTAACAACCCAGTAATATCAAattatttttaacatgcttttacatATTGAAACGTAGGATCAAAAGAGATGAAAAGCTTCTGAGTTTTGCATAAAAGTATCATATTGTCTTAATCAGACAGTTAATGATGTAAATTCTTTTGTCAAACAAAGTCCGGACTGTGCACATCAGAGCAGCTCCAAAGATCCAGTCTATCTTCAAACAATAAAGCTGTTTAGGGTGCATGACAGTATATAAAAGTACTGTTGTAGTTTCTAGTTTAAATTAGGTAAATTAGCTATACAGGTATGGTGAAAATATCCAGATCAGAAGGCATATTTATTTCAAATGGTTTGAACAAACCATCTTTGTGTGACTTTTGTCAGAGATGGTACTGCTGGCTGATGCTGGGATGGCTGGTCTCTCTCTGACAACACTGATGAAAGAGTTAATGAGGCTGGACTTTCCAGGACCAACTGGTCCGTACAGCAAAATTCTGAGATGACTGATTTCATCCTTTTGTGGTTGATAGTCCTTCACGTACTTCAGATCTTTCCCATTGTCTCTGTTGACATGCAGAAACAAAGAATATcatttaataaaacagttttgaaCATGGGTCTCACTGATGCCTCTGAGGAAGAGGGTTCCTGCTTTTTGAGGCCTGACAGGAATATTTCTGtttagtttgcatgttctccccatcaATGTGTGGGTTTTATCCAGGTACCCTGGCTTCCTCTCACAGTCCAGAAATATGCTTTTTAACTTAAATAAGGATTCAAATAATAATAAGGGTATGtgataatatttaaaaattcatatttttgtgtattttgcattttttgAGGATAGTCGTAGCAATGCTTACTAGCTTCTAATACTTCTATAAGGTATTCCATCAGTTTTTAAAAAAGTCCTGAAGGTAAGTCATCATCATTACCTGCTGCATCTGTAATGGATATGGAAATATGTGTTGGAAAGAGACAGAAGAACTTGCAGTTTAAACAGTTGGGATGCActcttgtgttttatttcatattCCATATTGTAAGGAGGtattttgaaataatattttgaagtttttctttatttctccaGATGCATTGTTGTtgtgtagttgttttttttgtccagaGAAACCTGTAGTCTATTATTTTGAGAAATGTGTTCTGCTTGATTGCTCTTGTGTTCCGGGTTTGGCCTGTAGGGGTTGCGTGCTGCCAGTTCATTACAGTCTGAACATGAAGCCAAAAGCGTCTCtcgcttcattttctttccccTTACAGGGGCGTAACACATCCTGTCTCAAAGTGTCTGCTTGTGCGTCAGAGGcgtgttgttttttcctttgtGCACTAAAACAGATCCATCCAAGAGTTCTCACTCCATGGTTTCTGTCAGTTTTACAACTATGGGATATTTCAGTGAAACATGATGGCAGGGCCAGCCAGTGAGCCACACTGCTGGAGCTGAAAATAtggctctttttttgtttagattttttaGAAATAAACATAAGAAGACAAGCAATATTAGCTAGGACTACTGTCACCGTGCAGgtgtataaaaataaagatacacTCACCCCCATGATATTTGTCTCCAAGGATCTCTCAATACTGACAAAGGAGCAATTAATTCAGTTAATTCAGAAAATATTAAAGTCATGCGACAGTACACactcagtttgtgtgtgtgtgtgtgtgtgtgcagagccggattaacgcaaaggcagactaggcacgtgcctagggcccgacagggggggggcccagacagagggacaaaaaaaaaaattttttttttttttttttttttttttttgtctgcacacatattaatggttgataacatgccggtaaaaacctaaagcatatatatatgtgcattattactatatttagtatacatacatatatatatacgcatacatacgcacagggccgccgcaagggatgtgcgaaccgtgcaaccgcacggggcctggcgccccaaggggcctggcgctatgggccgttttttttttccccaattttttatttttttttccttataaatatcaacagtcacgttccattacagacctaaatgtgtactagtctgtgcatatcaataaatatatgtgcaatgatgacgcgtgtctgttgttcaacacaactgatcagaccaagcgcggacacaagctagtctgatccagacgggtggagttggaacaaactgtcacacaatgtcgagagaacgagacagattcaggaaatttccatcaggggatgaaaaaagaaaaaaactaaagaaaatggaagagtttaatgcctctctgaaaggcacgtttgataaatttgttacaaaaatcaccgatccgcccgggcctcaagcagccatggggccccgcgtcgaggcaagagatgatgatgaggcaggggaaggtatccagtattttgctaattggagagttaaaattgcgcacacccgatccgacccgaaaaatcccaaaattttgcccccctggctatttcacacagggcctcgcaaatctctcaaacggctctgcatacgcatacacatacatacatatacacatacagacatacatactacagcacactttgtcttactgcaaattgtattggtctttgtagatttgacttcttatttaactattcaatttaatcaacacatttaattaagattttctgcaaaatgctcacaatcgataagataaggataatttaatagcatttaatagagcattgtaataacgtataaataataaaaatctaaaaatagtctgatagactgtttaatatacaacacatgacttattttggaatacaaagaaccaacttgactatgactttgctatgtaaaatgtgaattaagttttattagtaactttggtgagtataagatttcataaataacatcgatggaggggggcccaaaaatcacagtctgcctagtgtagtccatttatttaatccggctctgtgtgtgtgtgtgtgtgtgtgtgtgtgtgtgtgtgtgtgtgtgtgtgtgtgtgtgtgtgtgtgtgtgtgtgtgtgtactgcatGGACCGAGATGTTTATCACTTACGTGGGGAAGGTGGTGGGGTCCGAGCTAAACATAAGACAGATATAAAGTATCTTATGAGTACTCAGAATTTGAATTTGGGTTAAAATTCTACACAATTCTACACAATTTCAATCACAATTTCTAACCACCTTTTGTCACATTTGCTTAACATCTCCTCACCAAGCCGTTGCTGCCCACCTTATAAACATTaaaagcaaattaaagctgcaagcaacgatgaacgggccctcgcgcgtgcaatttgcaccaattaagtaCTCAAGTacatcaaggactcaaaactaagtccgatgacaccactcacgactctttatgtcaaaccattcaaaagttataacagaaaatggggacaaccaatcagaataaggggcggggctaattcaggccaatgaaggtcaaggactcaataccgagtccgatgacaccacccacaactctctatgtcaaaccattcaaaagttatggcagagaaaagtattctagggggcgctgttgagccattaggccacgcccattaatgcaaaccatgaaatatcaaatttatcgccaggcctggcttgcatgcaaaatttggtaacttttggggcacgtttagaagaataaagaaaaattcctacaggtacaatagggccttcgcactatgggcccgatttactaagatcctaaataagtCCTAAataagagtactaaattgcgtgtgcactgaaaaagtttgcgcgtgctgttgttgcgtggtttgcgggtgatcaactaagattgcgtgcgcaattgataacaggtgcaaacagcagtatttaaatgaggtgttgcgtgtcttacagTTTGCGAGGGCaaatggaatgcacagtcacaagtcacaagcgcgaaatgaaatttgacgagttggagttagagatatcagtggaagaggcaaataaacacattcatgaactacagcaaagaaatttaaacattaccaaaagaaacgcaatatcggagaaaacctgcgatagaataaatgcagttggtaacacaaaaaacggaaaaacatctggtttttcatatttcaattttaggcacagatcaaaaatacgaaatagaaaaacgggccacaggcggtcagtgtatcttttggtcattggatttttccatcatgagtgggaatcaaaaaacaaaaaacgattggtttatttgattttccttttaaaacaaaaaacaaatattgaattacactgcattttttctttttctgtgttaatatgattcaacaaagattcaaaatacgcttttattttcgttttctatttcatataagaaaaatgaaatcactagtcaacaggaacgaaaaaacaaaccaaaaacaaccgtttattcatattcgtgcaccggaagctggcatttacaaccgagtgaacttagttctggatatttgacaggcattcctgtgacaattctctccaggggaagttgttCTGTACCACCCCGTCCCACTCGAGCCAGCCACTCTAGGCTACTATCCCCCCCCCCTGTGTTTTCTGCGGTGCATTCACACTATACGCGAGGCATGTATTTTACTCGTATTTTTATCTGACATTACGCCCCCagatgtagctacagttgtcatagcaacagtaaacaccaggtcaaagcagcaacgggacTGTGGTCATTTGTTGTGGGGATAATGGGCTGACGTCAGTTCTAGAGCTTGTTAAAAGATAGAAAAATGTTCTTTACCACAGGCTGCTGCATGTTAGCATCTCAATATCATGTGAAAGTTCACTCTTCTGATGGATTTGAACTACATGCATTTGCAGCTACAACAATGTCAAGACGGTCATTCATGATTTCCACTGCAGCCTCCATGTTTCTACCGGGAGAAGGGTTGTGAAAAGCacggaaaaataataattaaaaaaaaaactagaatagGCTACAATATGCCGACAGTCCATTATGCCGAAGGTCGTGCTATAATTGTTACAATGTTTGGGTAGGCTGTGACCTTCATCAGGTTAACTGTCAGACAGCAGAAGAGGACAGTTCATGTAGGTGGAAAAACACGTCACTCATTGTGTCATTCAATCTTCATTCATAAATTCTGGCTCAGGTCTGACACTGAGTGGCCTAAATAGTAAACGGTCACGCAGCGCGCATCAATTACCACTTGaaacaagaaacacacacaggaaaaaCGCAGAGATAAATATCTATCcatacaaaataaagaacaacagctacaacaataataatacatctattagaccaaaaggtaaaataaaattaacttaggcttttttacccacaaaatgacaagatggtgataaaatgaaaataataaactcTATTGTCATAGAACTTTTTCTAAGTTTGCAAGGCActtcaaaaacagatttttaaaaaagcacagataaaaacaacacagacaacGAAATATACAGGCCCTAATAGCttataagataatataataggctatattaggctatgaataattttataaatgcaCAACGACGTCTGAGTTAAGGaagtctgagagagagagagagagagagagagagagagagagagagagagagagagagagagagagagagagaattagcAGAGCCTACAGACgtttaaaagtccaaacaaaAGTATTTACTCACAAGAAGTGATTGTAATCAATTACATAAtttaaagtagatttttactaaatatgATAATACATCTAGGCCTATGCGTGGTCTAATGATCAGCTCTCAACGTAAGACTATATTAAATTCTCTGTGGATTAATGCTCCACCTGCATCAATTGGATCCTCGTCAAAAGGACATGTCATGTTCGTAGCCTAATAGtagtgaaaagaaaagttgtaacactgattttttttttctaatcaatgAAAGACGGCATAACTGCCTCAACTGCGCTTTTGGTTGGTAAAGAACAGCTCATTCGCGCGCTTgctttgtaaatgccagcttccggtgcacgaatatgaataaacggttgtttttggttcgtttttttgttcctgttgactagtgatttcatttttcttatatgaaatagaaaacgaaaataaaagcgtattttgaatctttgttaaatcatattaacacaaaaaaagaaaaaatgcagtgtaattcaatatttgttttttgttttaaaaggaaaatcaaataaaccaatcgttttttgttttttgattcccactcatgatggaaaaatccaatgaccaaaagatacactgacccgggactgaatttgattttaatattgaattggtcgggtttgcgtgacccggcggtgctcggcatgatctgaggagaaaaagacatcggCTATatcagacgcagagctggagagcgctttgattcatctatttatgagttaagtttttattcagatgtccacagtatattgcaaatattatatattatatagcaaacactgacagtaaatgtgtgacagacgggaccatcatatggccgaaagaagagaagtgttcataacagcgcacagagcgcacactaaaggctgatttatggttccgcgtcacaccaacgcagaaccgacggcgtagggtacgcggcgacgcacaccgcaccgcgaccctacgccgtcggctacgccgtcgatttaacgcagaaccataattcaggcgaagctgcagtctgtctgcactgatcctgacacagcgggtcggagcggatttggtcatgatgtttaacctgtgttttgtgattaataagcacgggttttaattaaatgtaatttacgaa
This DNA window, taken from Cololabis saira isolate AMF1-May2022 chromosome 6, fColSai1.1, whole genome shotgun sequence, encodes the following:
- the LOC133446290 gene encoding interferon-induced protein 44-like, whose translation is MEDNGKDLKYVKDYQPQKDEISHLRILLYGPVGPGKSSLINSFISVVRERPAIPASASSTISDKSHTKMYETHKIKKEESGNFYPFVFNDIMGLEEGAENGVNKNDIKLALKGHVKEGYKFNPVSPLSHGDPGYNSSPSLDDRVHVLVCVCSANASEVKSSILEKMKEIREAATELGIPQLAVLTHIDKACGETENSLRNVYNSKYLKKKMSDFSSKLGIPMNCIFPVKNYSHEISSDEDVNTLILNALKLMFDFGDDFINKL